Proteins co-encoded in one Kutzneria chonburiensis genomic window:
- a CDS encoding toxin-antitoxin system HicB family antitoxin has product MDLTPYIATLREDLTTAAAAGDDNTRRTAAVLSAALEPAARLAIMTALSDLAAEVTASLEDHVVSLRLDGRDVQVVVTTTTAPSDEPPAEEAEPIAAFDPNGDISRITVRLMEELKAKAEQAASAQGQSLNSFVAQAVQGALNNQRRGGHGRARNRGGQWWDESWTGRGGWGGWKDQGPDQRRGGGSRVSGWVEG; this is encoded by the coding sequence ATGGATCTCACGCCGTACATCGCAACGTTGCGCGAGGACCTCACGACCGCCGCCGCAGCCGGGGACGACAACACCCGACGCACCGCAGCCGTGCTGTCCGCCGCGCTGGAGCCGGCCGCTCGGCTGGCCATCATGACCGCGCTGTCCGACCTCGCCGCCGAGGTCACCGCGTCGCTCGAGGACCACGTCGTCAGCCTGCGGCTGGACGGCCGGGACGTGCAGGTCGTGGTCACCACGACGACCGCGCCGTCCGACGAGCCGCCGGCCGAGGAGGCCGAGCCGATCGCCGCCTTCGACCCGAACGGCGACATCAGCCGCATCACGGTCCGGCTGATGGAGGAGCTCAAGGCCAAGGCCGAGCAGGCCGCGTCGGCGCAGGGGCAGTCGCTCAACTCGTTCGTGGCGCAGGCCGTGCAGGGGGCGCTGAACAACCAGCGCCGCGGCGGGCACGGTCGGGCCCGCAACCGCGGCGGGCAGTGGTGGGACGAGAGCTGGACCGGCCGTGGCGGCTGGGGCGGCTGGAAAGACCAGGGACCGGACCAGCGGCGTGGCGGCGGCTCGCGCGTCAGCGGCTGGGTCGAGGGCTGA
- a CDS encoding MerR family transcriptional regulator translates to MSVEELAAEVGLPTSTIRMYQTKGLLHAPRRVGRTARYDVTHVQRLRLVQRLQDRGFSLPAIGQLIEARDRGESVADVLGLAPDGPEDWIPIGINEIRALVSVRELRPSLLRKATQLGLVKWRHGRPYTRRWALDSGARLCQLTIGPQEVLSQYSRLRESTDRVAADFVDVFERHLWPAIASTSGQADQLDKVRSLLIELTSTAESVVVGALRESIRDATEQFASKYGLLEDDPAWLQQPVPTLAERLTEPGGEEPDIEGFLAGEE, encoded by the coding sequence GTGTCCGTCGAGGAGCTCGCTGCCGAGGTCGGCCTGCCGACCAGCACGATCCGCATGTACCAGACCAAGGGTCTGCTGCATGCCCCTCGCCGCGTCGGTCGCACCGCTCGTTACGACGTGACTCACGTGCAGCGACTCCGCCTCGTCCAGCGGCTCCAGGACCGGGGCTTCTCACTGCCCGCCATCGGCCAGCTCATCGAGGCCCGCGACCGCGGCGAGTCCGTGGCCGACGTGCTCGGCCTCGCGCCGGACGGTCCCGAGGACTGGATCCCCATCGGCATCAACGAGATCCGGGCCCTCGTCTCCGTCCGTGAGCTCAGGCCGTCCTTGCTCCGCAAGGCCACCCAGCTCGGTCTCGTCAAGTGGCGCCATGGTCGCCCGTACACCCGCCGTTGGGCCCTCGACTCCGGCGCCCGCCTCTGCCAGCTCACCATCGGGCCCCAGGAAGTCCTCTCCCAGTACTCCCGGCTCCGCGAGTCCACCGACCGCGTCGCCGCCGACTTCGTCGACGTCTTCGAGCGCCACCTGTGGCCCGCCATCGCGTCCACCAGCGGTCAGGCCGACCAGCTCGACAAGGTCCGGTCACTGCTCATCGAGCTCACCAGCACCGCCGAGTCCGTCGTCGTCGGCGCCCTCCGTGAGTCCATCCGCGACGCCACCGAGCAGTTCGCGTCCAAGTACGGCCTGCTCGAGGACGACCCCGCCTGGTTGCAGCAGCCCGTGCCCACCCTCGCCGAGCGCCTCACCGAGCCCGGCGGCGAGGAGCCCGACATCGAAGGATTCCTCGCGGGGGAGGAATAA
- the dapA gene encoding 4-hydroxy-tetrahydrodipicolinate synthase, with protein sequence MTGSSTTAPGRPFGRVLTAMITPFDRDGGLDLDKAQELANRLVDRGHDGLVVNGTTGESPTTTESEKAELVRAVVDAVGSRAMVISGAGSYDTAHSVRQVQLIEKAGAQGVLTVTPYYSRPPQAGIYAHFRAVADATGLPVMLYDIPPRTIVPIEVDTLRRLAEHPRIVAVKDAKGDLLAGSEVLASTGLAYYSGDDPLNLPWLALGAAGMVSVIGHVVGDRLRAMVDAVDAGDLAAARTVHNELLPLHRAMSAIGGGVIFAKTALRLTGIEVGDPRLPLPAATPEQTAALADVLRTAGLEAAA encoded by the coding sequence ATGACCGGGAGTTCCACCACAGCACCAGGACGGCCCTTCGGCCGGGTGCTCACCGCCATGATCACCCCGTTCGACCGGGACGGCGGGCTCGACCTGGACAAAGCCCAGGAGCTGGCCAACCGGCTGGTCGACCGCGGGCATGACGGCCTCGTGGTGAACGGCACCACCGGCGAGTCGCCGACCACCACCGAGAGCGAGAAGGCCGAGCTGGTCCGCGCGGTGGTGGACGCCGTCGGTAGCCGGGCCATGGTCATCTCCGGCGCCGGCAGCTACGACACCGCGCACTCGGTGCGCCAGGTGCAGCTGATCGAGAAGGCCGGCGCGCAGGGCGTGCTGACCGTCACGCCGTACTACTCGCGGCCGCCGCAGGCCGGTATCTACGCGCACTTCCGGGCCGTGGCCGACGCCACCGGCCTGCCGGTGATGCTTTATGACATCCCGCCGCGCACGATCGTCCCGATCGAGGTCGACACGCTGCGCCGGCTGGCCGAGCACCCCAGGATCGTGGCTGTGAAGGACGCCAAGGGAGATCTGCTCGCCGGCAGCGAGGTGCTGGCCAGCACCGGCCTGGCCTACTACTCGGGCGACGACCCGCTCAACCTGCCGTGGCTCGCGCTGGGCGCGGCCGGCATGGTCAGCGTGATCGGGCACGTGGTCGGGGACCGGCTGCGGGCCATGGTCGACGCGGTCGACGCCGGCGACCTGGCCGCCGCTCGCACCGTGCACAACGAACTGCTGCCGCTGCACCGGGCCATGTCGGCCATCGGCGGCGGTGTGATCTTCGCCAAGACCGCTCTCCGGCTGACCGGCATCGAGGTGGGCGACCCGCGCCTGCCGCTGCCGGCCGCGACCCCGGAACAGACCGCCGCGCTGGCCGACGTGCTGCGCACTGCCGGCCTGGAGGCCGCCGCATGA
- a CDS encoding winged helix-turn-helix domain-containing protein: protein MSPLAARRTALAAQGFAQPRPTGPVTRRHLQGVLARTQLLQLDSVNVAVRAHYAPLFSRLGNYPMELLQEAAWSHSDRKPRLLVEYWAHEASLVPVADWPLLRWRMRQHKEHPSKYWQSSGGHHLSDEVVTAVKELGPITAGALEEQMGLKVAREKTPGGWWHRSDVKRACEYLFATGELTTGTRRGFERYYDIAERVLPPEVLAVPEVSRADASRQLTAKAAVALGVATEPDLRDYYRLKPEWSRQAVAELVEEGVLEPVAVDGWRHQAYRHVAARTPRRVQARALLCPFDPLIWERDRTERLFDFFYRIEIYVPEPKRVHGYYVFPFLLGEDLVARVDIKADRAAGVLRVPGAFAELGVDHAEVAHELAEELRLMAEWLGLDGVVVGKRGDLASRLGALV, encoded by the coding sequence ATGTCTCCACTGGCCGCTCGTCGGACGGCGCTGGCCGCGCAGGGGTTTGCCCAGCCCCGGCCCACCGGGCCGGTGACCAGGCGACACCTGCAAGGGGTGCTGGCCCGGACCCAGCTGCTCCAGCTCGACTCGGTGAACGTCGCGGTCCGCGCGCACTATGCCCCGCTGTTCAGCCGGCTGGGCAACTACCCGATGGAGCTGCTGCAGGAGGCGGCGTGGTCGCACAGCGACCGCAAGCCGCGGCTGCTGGTCGAGTACTGGGCCCATGAGGCGTCGCTGGTGCCGGTGGCGGACTGGCCGCTGCTGCGCTGGCGGATGCGTCAGCACAAGGAGCACCCGAGCAAGTACTGGCAGAGCTCCGGCGGCCATCACCTGTCCGACGAGGTGGTGACGGCGGTGAAGGAGCTCGGCCCGATCACCGCCGGCGCGCTCGAGGAGCAGATGGGCCTGAAGGTCGCGCGGGAGAAGACGCCGGGTGGCTGGTGGCATCGCTCCGACGTGAAGCGGGCCTGCGAGTACCTGTTCGCGACGGGGGAGCTGACCACCGGCACGCGGCGGGGCTTCGAGCGCTATTACGACATCGCCGAGCGGGTCCTGCCGCCCGAGGTGCTGGCCGTGCCGGAGGTGTCGCGGGCGGACGCGTCGCGGCAGCTGACCGCCAAGGCCGCGGTGGCGCTGGGGGTCGCCACCGAGCCTGACCTGCGTGATTACTACCGGCTGAAGCCGGAGTGGTCGCGGCAGGCGGTCGCCGAGCTGGTCGAGGAGGGCGTGCTGGAGCCGGTCGCGGTCGACGGCTGGCGGCACCAGGCCTATCGGCACGTCGCCGCCCGCACGCCGCGCCGCGTGCAGGCCCGGGCCCTGCTGTGCCCGTTCGACCCGCTGATCTGGGAGCGGGACCGCACCGAGCGGCTGTTCGACTTCTTCTACCGCATCGAGATCTACGTGCCGGAGCCGAAGCGGGTGCACGGCTACTACGTGTTCCCGTTCCTGCTGGGCGAGGACCTCGTGGCCCGCGTGGACATCAAGGCCGACCGTGCGGCCGGGGTGCTCCGCGTGCCCGGGGCGTTCGCCGAACTCGGGGTGGACCACGCCGAGGTGGCGCACGAGCTGGCCGAGGAACTGCGGCTGATGGCGGAGTGGTTGGGGTTGGACGGGGTCGTCGTCGGGAAGCGGGGTGATCTGGCCTCGCGTCTCGGGGCCCTGGTCTGA
- the thyX gene encoding FAD-dependent thymidylate synthase: MTETVPLKVQLIAKTEFFPPADVPWTTDEDGGQALAEFAGRACYQSWSKPNPATATNAGYIRHIIEIGHLSVLEHGSVSFYLSGLSRSLTHELIRHRHFSYSQLSQRYVPERDAAMVEPEVIANDPELHAKFVAAAEASVKAYAELLEGLEKKFADVPSGTLRRKQARQAARAVLPNATETRIVVTGNYRAWRHFVAMRASEAADVEIRALAIECLRQLQKAAGSVFDDFTISTLPDGTEVASSPFVTEG, translated from the coding sequence GTGACCGAGACGGTGCCGCTGAAGGTGCAGCTCATCGCCAAGACAGAGTTCTTCCCGCCGGCGGACGTGCCGTGGACGACCGACGAGGACGGCGGCCAGGCGCTGGCCGAGTTCGCCGGCCGCGCGTGCTACCAGTCCTGGTCCAAGCCGAACCCGGCGACCGCGACCAACGCCGGCTACATCCGGCACATCATCGAGATCGGCCACCTGTCCGTGCTCGAGCACGGCTCGGTCAGCTTCTACCTGAGCGGCCTGTCCCGGTCGCTGACCCACGAGCTGATCCGGCACCGGCACTTCTCGTACTCGCAGCTGTCCCAGCGCTACGTGCCCGAGCGCGACGCGGCCATGGTCGAGCCCGAGGTCATCGCCAACGACCCCGAGCTGCACGCCAAGTTCGTCGCCGCCGCCGAGGCCAGCGTCAAGGCCTACGCCGAGCTGCTCGAGGGCCTCGAGAAGAAGTTCGCCGACGTGCCCAGCGGCACGCTGCGCCGCAAGCAGGCCCGCCAGGCCGCCCGCGCGGTGCTGCCCAACGCCACCGAGACCCGCATCGTCGTCACCGGCAACTACCGGGCCTGGCGGCACTTCGTCGCCATGCGGGCCAGCGAGGCGGCCGACGTCGAGATCCGCGCGCTGGCCATCGAGTGCCTGCGCCAGCTGCAGAAGGCCGCCGGCAGCGTGTTCGACGACTTCACCATCTCGACCCTGCCCGACGGCACCGAGGTGGCGTCCAGCCCGTTCGTGACCGAGGGCTGA
- a CDS encoding DUF4097 family beta strand repeat-containing protein has translation MTAENAPEDTGFVREEEFEATGPVEIDLVVGSGRIEVKLSERPGVRVSVRHDTDGADQWIPGLSGLLSWVSDQFGTPSEGSPDDAVRETRIDLTASRLVVRTPKPLPMRGVPLAVVVEAPNGSHLESKSGSATLAVTGSAGRLNVISGTGDVSVDRADGVASVKGGSAAVRLGPMMGGVQVKSGSGDIEVSSVGGPSALFTGSGDVWLGAVQSDVMVRTGTGDVTVADAACGAIELVTGSGELRVAVRAGTAAMVDLISHAGQARSELDVSATPPAGKEPKLKVRGRTGSGNAVITTAVG, from the coding sequence ATGACTGCCGAGAACGCGCCTGAGGACACGGGCTTCGTTCGCGAGGAAGAGTTCGAGGCGACCGGGCCGGTCGAGATCGACCTGGTCGTGGGGTCCGGCCGGATCGAGGTGAAGCTGTCGGAGCGGCCGGGCGTGCGGGTGTCCGTTCGGCATGACACCGACGGCGCCGACCAGTGGATTCCCGGCCTGTCCGGGCTGCTCAGCTGGGTCAGCGACCAGTTCGGCACGCCGTCGGAGGGCTCGCCCGACGACGCCGTGCGGGAAACCCGCATCGACCTGACCGCCAGTCGGCTGGTCGTGCGCACGCCCAAGCCGCTGCCGATGCGCGGCGTGCCGCTGGCCGTCGTGGTCGAGGCGCCCAACGGCTCGCACCTGGAGTCCAAGAGCGGCTCCGCGACGCTGGCCGTCACCGGCTCGGCCGGGCGGCTCAACGTCATCAGCGGCACCGGTGACGTCAGCGTCGACCGGGCCGACGGCGTCGCCAGCGTCAAGGGCGGCTCCGCCGCCGTGCGGCTGGGCCCGATGATGGGCGGCGTCCAGGTGAAGTCCGGCTCCGGCGACATCGAGGTGTCGTCCGTCGGCGGGCCCAGCGCCCTGTTCACCGGCTCCGGCGACGTGTGGCTCGGCGCCGTGCAGTCCGACGTCATGGTGCGTACCGGCACCGGTGACGTCACCGTGGCCGACGCCGCCTGCGGCGCCATCGAGCTCGTCACCGGCAGCGGGGAGCTGCGCGTCGCCGTACGTGCCGGCACCGCCGCCATGGTCGACCTCATCTCGCACGCCGGGCAGGCCCGCAGCGAGCTGGACGTGTCCGCCACGCCGCCGGCCGGCAAGGAGCCGAAGCTGAAGGTCCGCGGCCGCACCGGTTCCGGCAACGCCGTCATCACCACTGCCGTCGGCTGA
- a CDS encoding TIGR03085 family metal-binding protein translates to MGVASEERRLICEAFEDLGPDAPTLCEGWNARDLAAHLAVRERRLDASPGIMIKAFAPHTQRVQDSYAAKPWPQLVDLVRSGPPALSPFGIPGVDELANTVEYFVHLEDLRRAQPDWEPRAPEPVRDDALWRQLSRTSKLTFRNSPVGVVLRRGNGSEVVAKRGPNTVTITGEPGELVLFLSGRDQVRLDFEGDQSAIARVQGLNRGV, encoded by the coding sequence ATGGGCGTCGCGAGCGAGGAGCGCCGGCTGATCTGCGAGGCGTTCGAGGACCTGGGTCCGGACGCGCCGACCCTGTGCGAGGGCTGGAACGCCCGCGACCTGGCGGCCCACCTGGCCGTGCGGGAGCGCCGGCTCGACGCCTCCCCGGGCATCATGATCAAGGCGTTCGCCCCGCACACCCAGCGGGTGCAGGACTCCTACGCGGCCAAGCCGTGGCCGCAGCTGGTCGATCTGGTGCGCAGCGGGCCGCCGGCGCTGTCGCCGTTCGGCATTCCCGGCGTTGACGAGCTGGCCAACACCGTCGAGTACTTCGTGCACCTCGAGGACCTGCGCCGGGCCCAGCCCGACTGGGAGCCGCGGGCGCCGGAGCCGGTGCGGGACGACGCCCTGTGGCGGCAGCTGTCCCGGACCAGCAAGCTCACCTTCCGCAACAGCCCGGTCGGCGTGGTGCTGCGCCGCGGCAACGGCAGCGAGGTCGTGGCCAAGCGCGGCCCGAACACCGTGACGATCACCGGCGAGCCCGGTGAGCTGGTGCTGTTCCTGTCCGGCCGCGACCAGGTCCGCCTGGACTTCGAGGGCGACCAGTCGGCCATCGCGCGCGTCCAGGGTTTGAACCGAGGCGTCTGA
- a CDS encoding EamA family transporter gives MTTARLRATVASLLSAVAFGFSGLPAKVAYDAGFTPLQVTAVRILLTAVVLLAFAAPFTGLPKLSDWRLVLGYALLGVIASPLLYFVAVARIPVGVAMVLEFLAPVLVALWIRFVRRTKLPASMWWGTVLALIGLAMIAQLFDGVSFDLVGTLAGLGAAVGTAAYYLLGERAARDGDPMALTTGGMVVGAVLISLVSPPWTLPWPAMTVETVLGPVWLALVLLAVVSTAFAYVAGILALKHLPSAAASVLGLVEPLVATLAAWLILGQVLNLVQIVGAVVLLAGAAVVQVASGRRIEPDTPRRRERTIPKLRVEEWSVPNLKVRPG, from the coding sequence GTGACCACCGCCCGCCTCCGCGCCACCGTCGCCAGCCTGCTCTCGGCCGTCGCCTTCGGCTTCTCCGGCCTGCCGGCCAAGGTCGCCTACGACGCCGGTTTCACGCCGTTGCAGGTCACCGCGGTGCGCATCCTGCTGACCGCTGTCGTGCTGCTGGCGTTCGCAGCGCCGTTCACCGGCCTGCCGAAACTGTCGGACTGGCGGCTGGTCCTGGGCTACGCCCTGCTCGGCGTGATCGCCAGCCCGCTGCTGTACTTCGTGGCGGTGGCCCGGATCCCGGTCGGCGTGGCGATGGTGCTGGAGTTCCTCGCGCCGGTGCTGGTGGCGCTGTGGATCCGCTTCGTACGCCGGACCAAGCTGCCGGCCAGCATGTGGTGGGGCACCGTGCTGGCCCTGATCGGCCTGGCCATGATCGCCCAGCTGTTCGACGGCGTCAGCTTCGACCTGGTCGGCACGCTGGCCGGCCTCGGCGCGGCCGTCGGCACGGCGGCGTACTACCTGCTCGGCGAGCGCGCTGCCCGCGACGGCGACCCGATGGCCCTGACCACCGGCGGCATGGTCGTCGGCGCGGTGCTGATCAGCCTGGTCAGCCCGCCGTGGACGCTGCCGTGGCCCGCGATGACGGTGGAGACCGTGCTCGGCCCGGTGTGGCTGGCCTTGGTGCTACTCGCCGTGGTCAGCACGGCTTTCGCCTACGTCGCCGGCATCCTCGCGCTGAAGCACCTGCCCTCGGCCGCGGCCTCGGTGCTGGGTCTGGTCGAGCCCCTGGTCGCCACGCTGGCGGCGTGGCTGATCCTCGGCCAGGTGCTCAACTTGGTGCAGATCGTGGGCGCGGTCGTGCTGCTGGCCGGCGCCGCGGTGGTCCAGGTCGCTTCCGGCCGCCGCATCGAACCGGACACTCCCCGACGTCGTGAACGGACCATTCCAAAACTCCGAGTAGAGGAATGGTCCGTTCCGAACCTGAAAGTCAGACCGGGATGA
- a CDS encoding GNAT family N-acetyltransferase gives MAEASVRLAIPSDAAEIARIQRDTWRSAYADLLPAEVLAGLDNTDAMRELVEQGTATVHVAIEGDWTVGFCVVGPAPDSEVAEADGSLPEDAANTGLVATLLVEPRWGRRGHGGRLLAAAAETLRKLGATRGVSWVPEADRASLGFYHSAGWETDGVVRTLDAGGKPLREARVTGPVDLKLISS, from the coding sequence GTGGCTGAAGCGTCTGTACGTCTAGCGATCCCCTCTGACGCGGCGGAGATCGCCCGCATCCAGCGCGACACGTGGCGATCGGCGTACGCGGACCTGCTGCCGGCGGAGGTGCTGGCCGGCCTGGACAACACGGACGCCATGCGTGAGCTGGTCGAGCAAGGCACGGCGACCGTGCACGTGGCGATCGAGGGCGACTGGACGGTCGGCTTCTGCGTGGTCGGCCCGGCCCCGGACAGCGAGGTGGCGGAGGCCGACGGCAGCCTGCCCGAGGACGCGGCCAACACGGGCCTGGTGGCGACGCTGCTGGTGGAACCCCGCTGGGGCCGGCGCGGCCATGGCGGACGGCTGCTCGCGGCGGCGGCGGAGACGTTGCGAAAGCTCGGGGCGACGCGCGGCGTGAGCTGGGTGCCCGAGGCGGACCGCGCGTCCCTGGGCTTCTACCACTCGGCCGGCTGGGAGACCGACGGTGTGGTGCGCACGCTGGACGCCGGCGGAAAACCTTTGCGTGAAGCCAGAGTGACGGGTCCGGTGGACCTGAAACTGATCAGTTCCTGA
- a CDS encoding ribonuclease J, with product MTDVIIPARPHNNPPPLADGGLRIVALGGIGEVGRNMTVFEHAGRLLIVDCGVLFPEDMQPGVDLILPDFRAIEDRLDDIEAIVLTHGHEDHIGAAPFLLRNRPDVPVIGSKFTLALLAAKCKEHRLSPVLVEVVEGERTQHGPFELEYFAVNHSIPDALAIAIRTSAGLVLHTGDIKLDQLPLDNRLTDLAGFHRLGDEGVDLFLVDSTNAEVPGFVTPEREIGPVLDQVIRRATQRVIVACFASHVHRVQQILDVAVKHGRKVALVGRSMVRNMGIAAELGLLHVPDGLFVDLDAAMLMPEGEVLFVSTGSQGEPLSALSRMARGEHRQISIRSGDTVVLASSMIPGNETAVFGVVNGLVRLGAHVVHQGNAKVHVSGHAAAGELLFLYNAVRPSNVMPVHGEWKHLRANAELAIRTGVAAEQVVIAEDGVVVDLVDGKAAISGRVEVGHVYVDGLSVGDVGESTLSDRLILGEGGFISITVAVETATGRAVAPPTISGRGFSDDPKALDQVVPLVEMELSRTESEGITDTHRIAQSVRRVVGRWVAETYRRRPMIIPTVIPV from the coding sequence ATGACCGACGTGATCATCCCTGCTCGTCCGCACAACAACCCGCCCCCGCTGGCCGACGGCGGCCTGCGCATCGTCGCCCTCGGCGGCATCGGCGAGGTCGGCCGGAACATGACCGTGTTCGAGCACGCCGGCCGGCTGCTCATCGTGGACTGCGGCGTGCTGTTCCCCGAGGACATGCAGCCCGGCGTCGACCTGATCCTGCCCGACTTCCGGGCCATCGAGGACCGCCTCGACGACATCGAGGCCATCGTGCTCACGCACGGCCACGAGGACCACATCGGCGCCGCGCCGTTCCTGCTGCGCAACCGGCCCGACGTGCCGGTCATCGGCTCCAAGTTCACGCTGGCGCTGCTGGCCGCCAAGTGCAAGGAGCACCGGCTCTCGCCGGTGCTGGTCGAGGTGGTCGAGGGCGAGCGCACCCAGCACGGGCCGTTCGAGCTGGAGTACTTCGCCGTCAACCACTCCATCCCGGACGCGCTGGCCATCGCCATCCGCACCTCGGCCGGCCTGGTCCTGCACACCGGCGACATCAAGCTGGACCAGTTGCCGCTGGACAACCGGCTGACCGACCTGGCCGGCTTCCACCGGCTCGGCGACGAGGGCGTCGACCTGTTCCTGGTCGACTCGACCAACGCCGAGGTGCCCGGCTTCGTCACGCCCGAGCGCGAGATCGGGCCGGTGCTGGACCAGGTGATCCGCCGGGCCACCCAGCGGGTGATCGTGGCCTGCTTCGCCAGCCACGTGCACCGGGTGCAGCAGATCCTCGACGTCGCCGTGAAGCACGGCCGCAAGGTGGCGCTGGTCGGCCGGTCCATGGTCCGCAACATGGGCATCGCCGCCGAGCTGGGGCTGCTGCACGTGCCGGACGGGCTGTTCGTCGACCTCGACGCGGCCATGCTGATGCCCGAGGGCGAGGTGCTGTTCGTCTCGACCGGGTCGCAGGGCGAGCCGCTGTCGGCGCTGTCCCGGATGGCCCGCGGCGAGCACCGGCAGATCTCCATCCGCTCCGGTGACACCGTCGTGCTGGCCAGCTCCATGATCCCCGGCAACGAGACCGCCGTGTTCGGCGTGGTCAACGGCCTGGTCCGGCTGGGCGCGCACGTCGTGCACCAGGGCAACGCCAAGGTGCACGTGTCCGGCCACGCCGCCGCCGGTGAGCTGCTGTTCCTGTACAACGCGGTGCGGCCCAGCAACGTCATGCCGGTGCACGGCGAGTGGAAGCACCTGCGGGCCAACGCCGAGCTGGCCATCCGCACCGGCGTGGCCGCCGAGCAGGTCGTCATCGCCGAGGACGGCGTGGTCGTCGACCTGGTTGACGGCAAGGCCGCCATCTCCGGCCGGGTCGAGGTCGGCCACGTCTACGTGGACGGCCTGTCCGTCGGCGACGTCGGCGAGTCCACCCTGTCCGACCGGCTCATCCTGGGCGAGGGCGGGTTCATCAGCATCACCGTCGCCGTGGAGACCGCCACCGGGCGGGCGGTCGCGCCGCCGACCATCTCCGGCCGTGGCTTCTCCGACGACCCCAAGGCGCTCGACCAGGTCGTGCCGCTGGTGGAGATGGAGCTGTCCCGGACCGAGTCCGAGGGCATCACCGACACCCACCGCATCGCCCAGTCCGTACGCCGCGTAGTCGGCCGCTGGGTCGCCGAGACCTACCGCCGCCGCCCCATGATCATCCCCACCGTCATCCCGGTCTGA
- a CDS encoding amino-acid N-acetyltransferase: METGLVVRRARIADVRAIKALVDHYAGKVLLTKQLVTLFESVQEFWVAELDGRVVGCGALHVLWEDLAEIRTVAVDPMVSGRGVGHAIVGQLVDLARELGLARIFVLTFETAFFSRHGFVEIEGTPVSPEVYDEMLRSFDEGVAEFLDLTYVKPNTLGNSRMLLQLF, from the coding sequence GTGGAAACCGGTCTAGTGGTGCGGCGGGCCCGCATCGCCGACGTGCGTGCGATCAAGGCGCTCGTCGATCACTACGCGGGCAAGGTGCTGCTGACCAAGCAGCTGGTCACCCTGTTCGAGTCCGTGCAGGAGTTCTGGGTGGCCGAGCTGGACGGCAGGGTCGTCGGCTGCGGGGCGCTGCACGTGCTGTGGGAGGACCTGGCCGAGATCCGAACAGTCGCCGTCGACCCGATGGTGTCCGGTCGCGGCGTCGGGCACGCCATCGTCGGGCAGCTGGTCGACCTGGCCCGTGAGCTCGGGCTGGCCCGCATCTTCGTGCTCACCTTCGAGACCGCGTTCTTCAGCCGGCACGGCTTCGTGGAGATCGAGGGCACCCCGGTGTCACCCGAGGTCTACGACGAGATGCTGCGCTCGTTCGACGAGGGTGTGGCCGAGTTCCTCGACCTCACGTATGTGAAGCCGAACACCCTCGGCAACAGCCGCATGTTGCTGCAACTCTTCTAA